From Helicoverpa armigera isolate CAAS_96S chromosome 26, ASM3070526v1, whole genome shotgun sequence, one genomic window encodes:
- the LOC135118828 gene encoding serine protease snake-like — MIYVLVRVVILFSLLLKGYGVGEKAFRACKNYGQLMLECHNILFPKQRVRVPVDFLLYPHMVLIGFRRSPPEPPAWKCGGSLISEKWVLTAAHCTEDRDAGPASIMRIGTATFEFDEVDELVQERKVAEIIPHPNYKPPSKYHDIALMRATPNFVLSRDIRIACLHLGENISQTNLTVIGFGKTASVATYGSQTLMKVDVDVISSEVCNRSMKFLIKKKLLADGITENQICAGDYEHGGRDTCQGDSGGPMQIMEERVDCVHNFPLHTIVGVTSFGRDCGRKMSPGVYTRVSQYVEWIENTVWPGP; from the coding sequence ATGATTTATGTTCTAGTGAGAGTGGTTATTCTGTTTTCATTATTACTCAAAGGGTATGGAGTTGGTGAAAAGGCTTTCAGAGCCTGCAAAAACTACGGACAGCTGATGCTGGAGTGTCATAACATATTGTTTCCGAAACAAAGAGTGAGAGTACCAGTGGACTTCCTATTATACCCTCATATGGTTTTAATTGGGTTTCGAAGGTCACCACCAGAACCACCAGCATGGAAGTGCGGAGGCAGCTTGATTAGTGAGAAATGGGTCCTCACAGCCGCCCACTGCACTGAAGACCGAGACGCGGGCCCTGCAAGCATCATGAGAATCGGAACAGCTACCTTCGAGTTCGACGAAGTCGATGAACTGGTCCAAGAAAGAAAGGTAGCTGAAATCATTCCCCATCCGAATTATAAGCCACCTTCTAAATATCATGACATAGCGCTGATGAGAGCGACCCCAAACTTCGTTTTAAGCCGAGACATAAGAATCGCTTGCTTACATCTTGGAGAAAACATAAGCCAGACCAACTTAACAGTCATAGGCTTCGGGAAGACCGCATCAGTAGCCACATATGGAAGCCAGACGCTAATGAAAGTTGATGTTGATGTGATCTCCAGTGAAGTTTGTAACCGGTCCATGAAGTTTCTGATTAAGAAGAAGTTGTTAGCTGATGGTATCACGGAGAATCAGATCTGTGCTGGTGATTATGAGCATGGGGGTCGCGATACGTGTCAAGGAGACTCAGGAGGTCCTATGCAGATAATGGAAGAGAGAGTGGACTGTGTTCATAATTTTCCTCTGCATACTATTGTTGGTGTGACCTCTTTTGGAAGAGATTGTGGGAGGAAGATGAGTCCAGGAGTTTATACAAGGGTTTCGCAGTATGTGGAATGGATTGAGAATACAGTGTGGCCTGGGCCTTGA